A section of the Heterodontus francisci isolate sHetFra1 chromosome 7, sHetFra1.hap1, whole genome shotgun sequence genome encodes:
- the ube2g2 gene encoding ubiquitin-conjugating enzyme E2 G2 isoform X2 has product MGPEDTCFEGGVFPAILSFPHDYPLSPPKMRFTGEMFHPNVYPDGRVCISILHAPGDDPMGYESSAERWSPVQSVEKILLSVVSMLAEPNDESGANVDASKMWRDDRGQFYKIAQQTVRKSLGL; this is encoded by the exons GGGCCCTGAAGACACCTGTTTTGAAGGTGGAGTGTTTCCAGCCATCCTGAGTTTCCCGCATGATTATCCACTGAGTCCACCAAAAATGCGTTTCACTGGAGAGATGTTTCATCCAAATG TTTACCCAGATGGGAGGGTTTGTATTTCGATCCTGCACGCACCGGGCGATGACCCCATGGGATACGAGAGCAGTGCGGAGCGATGGAGTCCTGTTCAGAGTGTCGAGAAGATTCTCCTCTCAGTTGTGAGCATGCTGGCAG AGCCTAATGATGAAAGCGGGGCCAATGTGGACGCCTCAAAGATGTGGCGCGATGACCGGGGACAGTTCTACAAAATCGCCCAGCAAACCGTGCGAAAATCCCTTGGATTGTGA